A single window of Coffea eugenioides isolate CCC68of chromosome 7, Ceug_1.0, whole genome shotgun sequence DNA harbors:
- the LOC113778657 gene encoding probable phospholipid-transporting ATPase 8 isoform X1, with protein sequence MAVGTGRRRGKKSKVHFTKLYNFTCCRSSLKDEHSQIGQRGFSRSVHCNDPDNLEQLQLRYRDNYVSTTKYTALNFIPKSLFEQFRRVANIYFLVVACVSFSPLAPFGATSILAPLLVVIGATMAKEGVEDWRRRKQDIEANNRKVQVYGRNQTFEETRWKNLRVGDLVKVYKDEYFPADLFLVSSSYEDGICYVETSNLDGETNLKVKHALDVTASIHDESSFQNFKAVIKCEDPNDDLYAFVGTLCHGRQYPLSVQQILLRDSKLQNTDYIYGVVIFTGHDTKVMQNTTDPPSKRSKIERKMDKIIYILFSTLIVMSSVGSVFFGIETKNDIHDGKLTRWYLGPGNATVFYDPRRASLAAFFHFLTDLMLYQYLIPISLYVSIEVVKVLQTIFINQDQDMYFEETDKPARARTSNLNEELGQVDTILSDKTGTLTCNSMEFVKCSIAGIAYGRGLTEVERALAKKKGGGPPEVGDTSLDAEGSNAELVDTSRSIKGFNFQDERIMNGQWVKQTHSNVIQKFFRVLALCHTAIPDVNQETGEISYEAESPDEAAFVIAARELGFEFYERTQTSISLHELDRESGKSVDRSYKLLHVLEFSSARKRMSVIVRNPENQLLLLCKGADSVIYERLSKEAQSFKDATLTHVKMYAEAGLRTLIIAYRELSEEEFMSWEEEFLKAQTSVTADRDALVDAVADKIERDLILLGATAVEDKLQKGVPECIEKLANAGIRIWVLTGDKMETAINIGYACSLLRQGMKQIMITLDSPAVNDMENKGDKEAIAKASISSITKQIKEGLSELSSAKESSVSFALIIDGKSLAFALDKNLENSFLELAMKCASVICCRSTPKQKALVTRLVKKGKNRTTLAIGDGANDVGMLQEADIGVGISGVEGMQAVMSSDVAIAQFRFLERLLLVHGHWCYRRISMMICYFFYKNITFGFTLFWFEAYASFSGKPAYNDWYMSLYNVFFTSLPVIALGVFDQDVSARFCLKYPLLYQEGVQNILFSWQHILGWMFNGFMCSMIIFFLATNCIKEQSFRKDGKVVDYEILGVLMYTCVVWTVNCQMALSINYFTWMQHFFIWGSIALWYLFLVIYGTISPILSTTAYRVLVETCAPSPFYWMASLLIVVSALLPYFSYKAFQIRFHPMYHEIIQRRRLEGLET encoded by the exons ATGGCTGTTGGGACAGGGAGGAGGAGGGGGAAGAAGAGTAAAGTACATTTCACCAAGCTCTACAACTTCACATGCTGTCGGTCTTCGTTGAAGGATGAGCATAGTCAAATTGGGCAGAGAGGTTTCTCAAGAAGTGTGCACTGTAATGATCCAGACAACCTTGAACAGCTTCAGCTGAGGTACAGGGATAATTATGTTTCGACCACCAAGTACACAGCTCTGAATTTCATACCCAAGTCATTGTTTGAGCAATTTAGGAGAGTGGCCAATATATACTTTCTTGTAGTGGCTTGTGTTTCTTTTAGTCCCTTGGCCCCATTTGGTGCTACTAGTATTCTTGCTCCTCTTTTGGTGGTGATTGGAGCAACCATGGCCAAGGAGGGTGTGGAAGATTGGAGGCGTAGGAAACAG GATATTGAGGCAAATAATAGGAAGGTTCAAGTGTATGGTAGAAACCAAACTTTTGAAGAAACCAGGTGGAAGAATTTACGAGTTGGTGATCTTGTTAAGGTCTACAAGGATGAATATTTTCCTGCTGATCTTTTTCTTGTCTCATCAAGCTATGAAGATGGGATTTGTTATGTTGAGACATCAAATCTTGATGGAGAAACCAATCTGAAGGTGAAGCATGCCTTAGATGTCACAGCCTCCATCCATGATGAGAGTTCATTTCAGAATTTCAAAGCAGTGATCAAGTGTGAAGACCCAAATGATGATCTTTATGCATTTGTTGGAACTTTGTGCCATGGTCGCCAGTATCCCCTTTCTGTGCAACAAATTCTTTTGAGAGATTCTAAACTCCAAAATACTGATTATATCTATGGTGTGGTGATTTTTACGGGTCATGACACAAAAGTTATGCAAAATACTACAGACCCTCCTTCCAAGAGGAGTAAGATTGAGAGGAAAATGGACAAGATAATCTACATCCTTTTCAGTACCTTGATTGTGATGTCTTCTGTTGGTTCTGTATTTTTTGGGATTGAGACCAAAAATGATATCCATGATGGAAAATTAACAAGGTGGTATCTAGGACCAGGCAATGCAACTGTGTTTTATGATCCCAGAAGAGCTtcacttgctgcattttttcatttcttgacagaTCTTATGCTGTATCAATATTTGATCCCAATATCGTTGTATGTGTCTATTGAAGTTGTAAAAGTTCTGCAGACCATATTTATTAATCAAGATCAGGATATGTATTTTGAGGAAACAGATAAGCCAGCTCGTGCACGGACATCTAATTTGAATGAGGAACTTGGTCAAGTTGATACCATCCTTTCTGACAAAACAGGTACTTTGACATGTAACTCCATGGAGTTTGTTAAGTGTTCTATAGCAGGCATTGCCTATGGTCGTGGCTTGACGGAAGTAGAGAGGGCTTTAGCAAAGAAAAAAGGGGGAGGGCCTCCTGAAGTTGGTGATACTTCCTTAGATGCAGAAGGGTCTAATGCTGAGCTTGTGGACACAAGCAGATCAATTAAAGGCTTTAACTTCCAAGATGAACGGATTATGAATGGTCAATGGGTTAAGCAAACTCATTCCAATGTTATACAGAAATTCTTCAGAGTCCTAGCTCTCTGTCATACTGCCATTCCTGATGTCAATCAGGAAACAGGTGAAATTTCTTATGAAGCTGAATCCCCAGATGAAGCCGCCTTTGTAATTGCTGCTAGGGAACTTGGTTTTGAATTCTATGAAAGAACTCAAACAAGTATCTCACTGCATGAACTGGACCGTGAAAGCGGGAAATCAGTTGACAG ATCCTACAAGCTTCTTCATGTCTTAGAGTTCAGTAGTGCCAGGAAAAGAATGTCAGTTATTGTGAGAAATCCTGAGAACCAGCTGTTGCTCCTTTGCAAGGGCGCTGACAG TGTGATATATGAAAGGCTCTCTAAAGAAGCTCAGTCTTTTAAAGATGCCACATTAACTCATGTAAAAATGTATGCTGAGGCTGGTTTGAGGACTTTAATAATTGCATATCGTGAGCTTAGTGAAGAAGAGTTCATGTCATGGGAAGAGGAGTTTCTGAAGGCACAGACTTCAGTGACTGCAGACCGTGATGCATTGGTGGATGCTGTTGCtgataaaattgaaagagaCTTAATTCTCCTTGGTGCAACAGCTGTTGAGGACAAACTTCAAAAAGGG GTTCCTGAATGCATTGAGAAACTTGCAAATGCTGGCATAAGGATTTGGGTCTTAACTGGTGATAAGATGGAGACAGCAATCAATATTGG GTATGCATGTAGCTTATTGAGGCAGGGCATGAAACAGATTATGATTACGCTAGATTCTCCTGCTGTAAATGATATGGAAAACAAGGGCGACAAAGAAGCTATTGCAAAG GCTTCAATTTCAAGCATAACTAAGCAAATAAAAGAAGGATTATCAGAACTCAGCTCAGCTAAAGAAAGTTCTGTTTCATTTGCTTTGATAATCGATGGAAAGTCACTTGCCTTTGCCCTCGATAAGAATCTGGAGAACTCATTTTTAGAGCTTGCAATGAAGTGTGCATCTGTCATATGCTGTCGCTCCACCCCGAAGCAAAAGGCTCTT GTAACAAGGTTGgtcaaaaaggggaaaaatagAACGACATTAGCAATTGGAGATGGTGCAAATGATGTAGGCATGCTTCAAGAAGCTGATATTGGTGTTGGTATTAGCGGGGTTGAAGGCATGCAG GCTGTGATGTCAAGCGATGTTGCAATTGCTCAATTTCGCTTTCTTGAGCGGCTATTGCTGGTTCATGGCCACTGGTGCTACAGGAGGATATCAATGATG ATATGCTATTTCTTCTATAAGAACATCACATTTGGTTTCACCTTATTTTGGTTCGAGGCATATGCTTCTTTCTCTGGAAAACCTGCATACAACGACTGGTATATGTCATTGTATAACGTATTCTTCACTTCACTTCCTGTCATAGCTCTGGGAGTCTTTGATCAAGATGTCTCAGCACGGTTTTGTCTCAAG TATCCTTTGCTATACCAAGAAGGAGTGCAGAATATTCTCTTTAGTTGGCAACACATCCTTGGCTGGATGTTCAACGGGTTTATGTGCTCAATGATCATCTTCTTTCTTGCAACAAATTGTATCAAGGAGCAGTCTTTCCGCAAGGATGGTAAAGTTGTTGATTATGAAATCCTGGGAGTGCTAATGTACACTTGTGTCGTTTGGACTGTTAATTGCCAAATGGCGTTATCTATCAATTACTTCACTTGGATGCAACATTTCTTCATCTGGGGCAGTATTGCTCTATGGTACTTGTTCTTGGTAATCTATGGTACTATATCTCCTATACTATCCACGACTGCATACCGGGTTTTAGTGGAAACCTGTGCTCCGAGCCCATTCTACTGGATGGCAAGCCTGCTTATTGTGGTATCTGCTCTCTTACCATATTTTTCATACAAAGCTTTCCAGATTAGATTTCATCCCATGTACCATGAAATTATTCAAAGAAGACGACTGGAAGGATTAGAAACATAA
- the LOC113778657 gene encoding probable phospholipid-transporting ATPase 8 isoform X2: protein MAVGTGRRRGKKSKVHFTKLYNFTCCRSSLKDEHSQIGQRGFSRSVHCNDPDNLEQLQLRYRDNYVSTTKYTALNFIPKSLFEQFRRVANIYFLVVACVSFSPLAPFGATSILAPLLVVIGATMAKEGVEDWRRRKQDIEANNRKVQVYGRNQTFEETRWKNLRVGDLVKVYKDEYFPADLFLVSSSYEDGICYVETSNLDGETNLKVKHALDVTASIHDESSFQNFKAVIKCEDPNDDLYAFVGTLCHGRQYPLSVQQILLRDSKLQNTDYIYGVVIFTGHDTKVMQNTTDPPSKRSKIERKMDKIIYILFSTLIVMSSVGSVFFGIETKNDIHDGKLTRWYLGPGNATVFYDPRRASLAAFFHFLTDLMLYQYLIPISLYVSIEVVKVLQTIFINQDQDMYFEETDKPARARTSNLNEELGQVDTILSDKTGTLTCNSMEFVKCSIAGIAYGRGLTEVERALAKKKGGGPPEVGDTSLDAEGSNAELVDTSRSIKGFNFQDERIMNGQWVKQTHSNVIQKFFRVLALCHTAIPDVNQETGEISYEAESPDEAAFVIAARELGFEFYERTQTSISLHELDRESGKSVDRSYKLLHVLEFSSARKRMSVIVRNPENQLLLLCKGADSVIYERLSKEAQSFKDATLTHVKMYAEAGLRTLIIAYRELSEEEFMSWEEEFLKAQTSVTADRDALVDAVADKIERDLILLGATAVEDKLQKGVPECIEKLANAGIRIWVLTGDKMETAINIGYACSLLRQGMKQIMITLDSPAVNDMENKGDKEAIAKSLAFALDKNLENSFLELAMKCASVICCRSTPKQKALVTRLVKKGKNRTTLAIGDGANDVGMLQEADIGVGISGVEGMQAVMSSDVAIAQFRFLERLLLVHGHWCYRRISMMICYFFYKNITFGFTLFWFEAYASFSGKPAYNDWYMSLYNVFFTSLPVIALGVFDQDVSARFCLKYPLLYQEGVQNILFSWQHILGWMFNGFMCSMIIFFLATNCIKEQSFRKDGKVVDYEILGVLMYTCVVWTVNCQMALSINYFTWMQHFFIWGSIALWYLFLVIYGTISPILSTTAYRVLVETCAPSPFYWMASLLIVVSALLPYFSYKAFQIRFHPMYHEIIQRRRLEGLET, encoded by the exons ATGGCTGTTGGGACAGGGAGGAGGAGGGGGAAGAAGAGTAAAGTACATTTCACCAAGCTCTACAACTTCACATGCTGTCGGTCTTCGTTGAAGGATGAGCATAGTCAAATTGGGCAGAGAGGTTTCTCAAGAAGTGTGCACTGTAATGATCCAGACAACCTTGAACAGCTTCAGCTGAGGTACAGGGATAATTATGTTTCGACCACCAAGTACACAGCTCTGAATTTCATACCCAAGTCATTGTTTGAGCAATTTAGGAGAGTGGCCAATATATACTTTCTTGTAGTGGCTTGTGTTTCTTTTAGTCCCTTGGCCCCATTTGGTGCTACTAGTATTCTTGCTCCTCTTTTGGTGGTGATTGGAGCAACCATGGCCAAGGAGGGTGTGGAAGATTGGAGGCGTAGGAAACAG GATATTGAGGCAAATAATAGGAAGGTTCAAGTGTATGGTAGAAACCAAACTTTTGAAGAAACCAGGTGGAAGAATTTACGAGTTGGTGATCTTGTTAAGGTCTACAAGGATGAATATTTTCCTGCTGATCTTTTTCTTGTCTCATCAAGCTATGAAGATGGGATTTGTTATGTTGAGACATCAAATCTTGATGGAGAAACCAATCTGAAGGTGAAGCATGCCTTAGATGTCACAGCCTCCATCCATGATGAGAGTTCATTTCAGAATTTCAAAGCAGTGATCAAGTGTGAAGACCCAAATGATGATCTTTATGCATTTGTTGGAACTTTGTGCCATGGTCGCCAGTATCCCCTTTCTGTGCAACAAATTCTTTTGAGAGATTCTAAACTCCAAAATACTGATTATATCTATGGTGTGGTGATTTTTACGGGTCATGACACAAAAGTTATGCAAAATACTACAGACCCTCCTTCCAAGAGGAGTAAGATTGAGAGGAAAATGGACAAGATAATCTACATCCTTTTCAGTACCTTGATTGTGATGTCTTCTGTTGGTTCTGTATTTTTTGGGATTGAGACCAAAAATGATATCCATGATGGAAAATTAACAAGGTGGTATCTAGGACCAGGCAATGCAACTGTGTTTTATGATCCCAGAAGAGCTtcacttgctgcattttttcatttcttgacagaTCTTATGCTGTATCAATATTTGATCCCAATATCGTTGTATGTGTCTATTGAAGTTGTAAAAGTTCTGCAGACCATATTTATTAATCAAGATCAGGATATGTATTTTGAGGAAACAGATAAGCCAGCTCGTGCACGGACATCTAATTTGAATGAGGAACTTGGTCAAGTTGATACCATCCTTTCTGACAAAACAGGTACTTTGACATGTAACTCCATGGAGTTTGTTAAGTGTTCTATAGCAGGCATTGCCTATGGTCGTGGCTTGACGGAAGTAGAGAGGGCTTTAGCAAAGAAAAAAGGGGGAGGGCCTCCTGAAGTTGGTGATACTTCCTTAGATGCAGAAGGGTCTAATGCTGAGCTTGTGGACACAAGCAGATCAATTAAAGGCTTTAACTTCCAAGATGAACGGATTATGAATGGTCAATGGGTTAAGCAAACTCATTCCAATGTTATACAGAAATTCTTCAGAGTCCTAGCTCTCTGTCATACTGCCATTCCTGATGTCAATCAGGAAACAGGTGAAATTTCTTATGAAGCTGAATCCCCAGATGAAGCCGCCTTTGTAATTGCTGCTAGGGAACTTGGTTTTGAATTCTATGAAAGAACTCAAACAAGTATCTCACTGCATGAACTGGACCGTGAAAGCGGGAAATCAGTTGACAG ATCCTACAAGCTTCTTCATGTCTTAGAGTTCAGTAGTGCCAGGAAAAGAATGTCAGTTATTGTGAGAAATCCTGAGAACCAGCTGTTGCTCCTTTGCAAGGGCGCTGACAG TGTGATATATGAAAGGCTCTCTAAAGAAGCTCAGTCTTTTAAAGATGCCACATTAACTCATGTAAAAATGTATGCTGAGGCTGGTTTGAGGACTTTAATAATTGCATATCGTGAGCTTAGTGAAGAAGAGTTCATGTCATGGGAAGAGGAGTTTCTGAAGGCACAGACTTCAGTGACTGCAGACCGTGATGCATTGGTGGATGCTGTTGCtgataaaattgaaagagaCTTAATTCTCCTTGGTGCAACAGCTGTTGAGGACAAACTTCAAAAAGGG GTTCCTGAATGCATTGAGAAACTTGCAAATGCTGGCATAAGGATTTGGGTCTTAACTGGTGATAAGATGGAGACAGCAATCAATATTGG GTATGCATGTAGCTTATTGAGGCAGGGCATGAAACAGATTATGATTACGCTAGATTCTCCTGCTGTAAATGATATGGAAAACAAGGGCGACAAAGAAGCTATTGCAAAG TCACTTGCCTTTGCCCTCGATAAGAATCTGGAGAACTCATTTTTAGAGCTTGCAATGAAGTGTGCATCTGTCATATGCTGTCGCTCCACCCCGAAGCAAAAGGCTCTT GTAACAAGGTTGgtcaaaaaggggaaaaatagAACGACATTAGCAATTGGAGATGGTGCAAATGATGTAGGCATGCTTCAAGAAGCTGATATTGGTGTTGGTATTAGCGGGGTTGAAGGCATGCAG GCTGTGATGTCAAGCGATGTTGCAATTGCTCAATTTCGCTTTCTTGAGCGGCTATTGCTGGTTCATGGCCACTGGTGCTACAGGAGGATATCAATGATG ATATGCTATTTCTTCTATAAGAACATCACATTTGGTTTCACCTTATTTTGGTTCGAGGCATATGCTTCTTTCTCTGGAAAACCTGCATACAACGACTGGTATATGTCATTGTATAACGTATTCTTCACTTCACTTCCTGTCATAGCTCTGGGAGTCTTTGATCAAGATGTCTCAGCACGGTTTTGTCTCAAG TATCCTTTGCTATACCAAGAAGGAGTGCAGAATATTCTCTTTAGTTGGCAACACATCCTTGGCTGGATGTTCAACGGGTTTATGTGCTCAATGATCATCTTCTTTCTTGCAACAAATTGTATCAAGGAGCAGTCTTTCCGCAAGGATGGTAAAGTTGTTGATTATGAAATCCTGGGAGTGCTAATGTACACTTGTGTCGTTTGGACTGTTAATTGCCAAATGGCGTTATCTATCAATTACTTCACTTGGATGCAACATTTCTTCATCTGGGGCAGTATTGCTCTATGGTACTTGTTCTTGGTAATCTATGGTACTATATCTCCTATACTATCCACGACTGCATACCGGGTTTTAGTGGAAACCTGTGCTCCGAGCCCATTCTACTGGATGGCAAGCCTGCTTATTGTGGTATCTGCTCTCTTACCATATTTTTCATACAAAGCTTTCCAGATTAGATTTCATCCCATGTACCATGAAATTATTCAAAGAAGACGACTGGAAGGATTAGAAACATAA